The Bacteroidota bacterium sequence GTTTTTTAGAATATTTGTCTAAAAAGCATAGTGGGGGAAGCCGAAAAACCAAAGAGTAGGCACTATTCATAATTTTTAACTAATTCTAAATGAAAAATTTTATTAAAACTTTTGCAGTCTTAGGACTGATTACTTTATTCTCGGTGAGTGCGCAGGCCCAGATTAAATATGGAGTAAAAGGTGGATTAAACCTAAGTGATATTGCTCAAAACCTTAAAGACAGTGATGAAGAGATGGATACTAAAATGCGTATCGGTTATCACATAGGAGCTACAGTTGATTATACAATTAATGAAAAAGTTAGTTTGCAATCAGGTCTTCTATTGACAAGTAAAGGCTTTAAAGTAGAGGATAGTGAATCAGAGGCAGGTTTTTCTGCAGATTATAAAGTGTCCGGGATTGTAAATTACCTTGAAATACCTGTACATTTTGCATATAAAATCAATGATTTTCAAATTTATGCCGGTCCTTATTTAGCTTTTGGAGTAGGGGGAAAATTTAAAACAGAATATAGTTTAACCTTCAATGGAAATACAGAAAGCGACAGTGATGAAACAAAACTTAAGCCTGTATTTGGAGAAGTAGCTGAAGGTGATTTAGAAGAGGATGAAGGAGCATACAATGCTTTTGATTACGGTTTAAATTTTGGTATTGGATATCAGGTAGGTCCTGTTTTATTAAATGCAGGATATTCTCTTGGCTTAGGAAATTTTGTACCTAAATATGAAAATTCTG is a genomic window containing:
- a CDS encoding porin family protein, whose protein sequence is MKNFIKTFAVLGLITLFSVSAQAQIKYGVKGGLNLSDIAQNLKDSDEEMDTKMRIGYHIGATVDYTINEKVSLQSGLLLTSKGFKVEDSESEAGFSADYKVSGIVNYLEIPVHFAYKINDFQIYAGPYLAFGVGGKFKTEYSLTFNGNTESDSDETKLKPVFGEVAEGDLEEDEGAYNAFDYGLNFGIGYQVGPVLLNAGYSLGLGNFVPKYENSDNEDKVSNRVISVSATYFFGK